A window from Peromyscus eremicus chromosome 1, PerEre_H2_v1, whole genome shotgun sequence encodes these proteins:
- the Dmkn gene encoding dermokine, with protein MKLRGSLACLLLALCLGSGAASPLQSGGEGTGSSAAQGVGDAIGEAVGEGAKEAASSGIQSALGQGHGEEGGYALRGARGDAFDHRLGEAARSLGNAGDEIGRQVEDVVRRGMDAAHNSGSWGTSGGHGMFGSQGGAGGHGNPGGQGTPWASEGNFGTNSLGGSVGQGGDGRSFNYDTNAQGAVAQPGYGSVRGNNQNSGCTNPPPSGSRESNYAVRGGMPLRCSSGLQGSSSGGGNGGSNGGSNGGNSHGGGSHSNSGHGSSHGSSGHGNSDSGSSGSRGKDSRGTGSSSGSRGGSGGGNKPECDNSGDNEHSAGGSRSQESRESSRLLGGSHDYQEHGSNGNGEYNEAVSGLKAVNSDPSSLPFNFDSFWENFKSKLGFINWDAINKGRLPPPSTRALLYFRRLWENFKRKTPYFNWKQIEDSDLSSLQKRAGGADQFSQPEAARQELSAVTAKNYYNNPQGNPTYNWQYYAKTTTKGGVTPSSSSASRAQPGLLKWLKFW; from the exons ATGAAGCTCCGGGGGTCCCTGGCCTGCCTCCTGCTGGCCCTCTGTCTGGGTAGCGGGGCAGCTAGCCCACTGCAGAGTGGAGGCGAGGGCACGGGTTCAAGTGCCGCACAAGGGGTGGGCGATGCCATCGGAGAGGCTGTGGGCGAAGGGGCGAAGGAAGCAGCCAGCTCCGGGATCCAGAGTGCCCTTGGTCAGGGGCATGGAGAGGAAGGTGGCTATGCACTGAGGGGGGCCCGGGGGGACGCTTTCGACCACAGGCTCGGGGAGGCAGCTCGATCTCTAGGAAACGCTGGGGACGAGATTGGCAGACAGGTTGAGGATGTCGTTCGACGTGGGATGGACGCTGCCCACAACTCCGGGTCTTGG GGGACGTCTGGAGGCCATGGAATGTTTGGCTCTCAAGGTGGTGCTGGAGGCCATGGCAATCCCGGTGGTCAAGGGACCCCCTGGGCCTCAGAAGGCAACTTTGGAACCAACTCTCTGGGTGGCTCTGTGGGTCAGGGTGGCGATGGCAGGTCATTCAACTATGACACCAATGCTCAG GGAGCCGTGGCTCAGCCTGGCTACGGGTCAGTGAGAGGCAACAACCAAAACTCAGGG TGTACCAACCCCCCACCATCCGGCTCCCGTGAAAGCAACTATGCGGTAAGAGGAGGCATG CCATTGCGCTgttcttctggcttgcagggaagcagcagtggtggtggcaaTGGCGGCAGCAACGGTGGCAGCAACGGTGGCAACAGCCATGGCGGCGGCAGCCACAGTAACAGTGGCCACGGCAGCAGCCACGGCAGCAGCGGCCACGGCAACAGTGACAGTGGCAGTTCTGGGTCCCGG GGTAAGGACTCTAGG GGAACTGGCTCGTCCTCGGGCAGCAGAGGTGGAAGCGGTGGTGGGAACAAACCTGAG TGTGACAACTCAGGGGATAATGAGCACTCGGCCGGAGGATCCAGGAGCCAG gaaagcagagaaagcagCCGTCTCCTTGGGGGCTCCCACGACTATCAG GAGCATGGGTCCAACGGGAACGGTGAATACAATGAAGCTGTCAGTGGACTCAAAGCTGTG AACTCCGACCCGTCTTCCTTGCCCTTCAACTTTGACAGTTTCTGGGAG AATTTTAAATCCAAGTTGGGTTTCATTAACTGGGATGCCATAAACAAG GGCCGCCTCCCGCCTCCCAGCACCCGAGCCTTACTCTACTTCCGCAGACTCTGGGAG AATTTCAAACGCAAAACTCCCTACTTCAACTGGAAACAGATTGAG GACTCAGATCTATCATCCCTGCAGAAGAGGGCAGGAGGCGCTGATCAG TTCTCTCAGCCTGAAGCAGCAAGACAAGAGCTGTCAGCTGTCACAGCCAAG AACTATTACAATAACCCACAGGGGAATCCTACTTACAACTGGCAATACTATGCCAAGACCACTACCAAG GGAGGAGTCACGCCTTCATCATCCTCG GCTTCCCGGGCACAACCTGGCCTGCTGAAGTGGCTGAAATTTTGGTAG